A window of Sporichthyaceae bacterium genomic DNA:
GCCCCAACTGCTCCTGCTCGACGAGCCGTTGGCCGCGCTGGACGCCGCGACCCGCGCCGACCTGCGCGCCGACCTGCGTCAGCACCTCGGCTCGTTCGGCGGGGCCGGAATTCTGGTGACCCACGACCCGTTGGACGCGATGGTCCTGGCCGAGCAGGTGATCGTCCTCGAGGACGGTGCGGTCGTGCAACGCGGACCGGTCGCCGAGGTGGCCCGCCGCCCGCAGACCGAGTACGTCGCCCGGCTGGTCGGGCTGAATCTGTACCAGGGCACCGCGGCCGGCACCGTGGTGCTGCTGCCCGGCGGGTTCGAGATGGCCACGCACGAAGCGGCGCACGGCAAGGTCTACGTGGCGTTCCCGCCCAACGCGGTCTCGGTTTTCCGGGAACGTCCGCAGGGCAGCCCGCGAAATGTCATGCCGGCCACGGTGGCCGACGTCGAGATGCACGGGGGCGTCGTCCGGGTCCGGTTGGCCGGGCCGCAGACGGTGCTGGCCGACGTCACCGCGGCGGCCGTGGCCGACCTCGGCCTGGTGCCGGGTTGCGAGGTCTGGTGGGCGGTCAAGGCCACCGAGACCCAGGTGTACCCAGCCTGACCCCGGCCCCGGATCCCCCGCACGCCATGGGAAGTGGCACCGCTGCGAGGGATCACAGCTGCGAGGGATACTGCGACGTGGACCTTCCCCTGCCCGGCCGTGACCGGTGGCTGCTCGAGCTCGACCTGACCCGCCCGATGTTCGACCCGCCGCCGACCTCACCGGTGGCGCGGGTGACCCAGCGCGGGACGCCGGTGGTGCGGACGACGTTG
This region includes:
- a CDS encoding ABC transporter ATP-binding protein; amino-acid sequence: MTELAEHRRTVLAARIEVRRDRFELNLDLDVAAGETLALLGPNGAGKSTTLRVLAGLLRSGSGRVELSGVVLDDEAHHVPAERRRIGMVFQDYRLFPHLSTLDNVAFGLRARGTARREARRVAGVWLERVGLSAFASRRPSTLSGGQAQRVALARALAPQPQLLLLDEPLAALDAATRADLRADLRQHLGSFGGAGILVTHDPLDAMVLAEQVIVLEDGAVVQRGPVAEVARRPQTEYVARLVGLNLYQGTAAGTVVLLPGGFEMATHEAAHGKVYVAFPPNAVSVFRERPQGSPRNVMPATVADVEMHGGVVRVRLAGPQTVLADVTAAAVADLGLVPGCEVWWAVKATETQVYPA